One window of Dehalobacterium formicoaceticum genomic DNA carries:
- a CDS encoding phenylacetate--CoA ligase family protein — MVFEQEQKLGALMERLFVKSPYYRKKLQEAGIQPGDIRTIEDLERVPFTDKNSLRETYPLGMMAVDEEEVIRIHSSSGTTGKPVIIPYTRQDVETWTEMFARCYETVGVGKRDRVQVTPGYGLWTAGIGFQAGVERLGAMAIPTGPGNTEKQLEMMVDLKTTVLCGTSSYGLLLAEEIARRGLRDQIHLKMGIFGSERWGDKTRAKIEEYLGIDSFDIYGLTEVYGPGIGIDCPAHQGMHYWSDHLLFEIIDPITEKQLPMGEEGELVITTLTKEGMPLLRYRTHDITRMLPDTCPCGSPYPMIDRIQGRTDDMIKIKGVNIYPGQIDHVLHITPGCSSEYQIHLSREERRDMMTVKVEGEEGHDHRSVGERLQKNIKVKIGIMVDVEVLPCGALGRSEKKSKRIFDTRHM; from the coding sequence ATGGTTTTTGAACAGGAACAGAAATTGGGGGCTTTAATGGAACGACTTTTCGTAAAATCCCCTTATTATCGAAAAAAACTTCAGGAAGCCGGTATTCAACCGGGAGATATTCGCACCATCGAAGACCTGGAGCGGGTTCCTTTTACTGACAAAAACAGCCTTCGGGAGACCTATCCTTTGGGTATGATGGCTGTGGACGAGGAAGAAGTGATCCGCATCCATTCCTCATCAGGAACTACCGGTAAACCGGTGATCATTCCTTATACCCGACAAGACGTGGAAACATGGACGGAAATGTTTGCCCGGTGCTATGAAACCGTGGGCGTGGGCAAAAGAGACCGGGTGCAGGTAACCCCGGGATATGGGCTTTGGACAGCTGGGATCGGCTTTCAAGCCGGGGTGGAAAGATTAGGAGCCATGGCCATCCCTACAGGTCCCGGTAATACGGAAAAACAATTGGAAATGATGGTTGATCTAAAAACAACCGTTCTTTGCGGAACATCTTCCTATGGCCTCTTACTGGCCGAAGAGATTGCTCGGAGAGGTTTAAGAGACCAAATCCACTTGAAAATGGGCATCTTTGGCTCTGAACGGTGGGGGGACAAAACCCGGGCCAAAATCGAAGAATACTTAGGTATTGACAGTTTTGATATTTACGGTTTGACCGAGGTCTATGGACCGGGGATTGGCATTGATTGCCCGGCACATCAGGGGATGCATTACTGGTCTGATCATTTGCTTTTTGAAATCATTGATCCTATAACAGAAAAACAATTACCCATGGGAGAAGAAGGGGAATTGGTTATTACGACTTTGACTAAGGAAGGAATGCCCTTATTAAGATATCGAACTCATGATATTACCCGCATGCTTCCTGACACATGCCCTTGCGGCAGTCCTTATCCTATGATTGACCGGATTCAGGGACGCACAGACGATATGATCAAAATTAAAGGGGTTAATATTTATCCCGGACAAATTGACCACGTTTTACACATTACCCCCGGCTGCAGCAGTGAGTATCAGATTCATCTTTCCCGCGAAGAGAGAAGGGATATGATGACGGTAAAGGTAGAAGGGGAGGAAGGTCATGACCACAGATCGGTAGGAGAACGCTTGCAAAAAAACATTAAGGTTAAAATTGGTATCATGGTGGACGTTGAGGTTTTGCCCTGCGGTGCATTGGGAAGAAGTGAAAAAAAGAGTAAACGTATTTTTGATACTCGGCATATGTAA
- a CDS encoding adenosylcobinamide amidohydrolase, producing MFEYEIQVPGIRLYEKNNILVLCSEKKLITLNSSVLGGGFNTPNFVVNQQVISGYSGDDPMEDLAKGIKEIEISPDQCVGMMTAAHVKDAAVESEGNQDISVTAIVTAGTSNAMAAGGTPPPMDFQGMGTINIILLVDGNLTEGGMVNAVITATEAKTMALQDLKIKDIFTGEPASGTSTDAVVIAATGKGESLPYAGTATVVGGMIGRTVRKSVTEAIHRYFRYKEIHG from the coding sequence ATGTTTGAATATGAAATTCAAGTACCGGGGATCAGGTTATATGAAAAAAATAATATATTAGTGCTTTGTTCAGAAAAAAAACTGATCACATTAAATTCTTCCGTCTTAGGCGGAGGATTCAATACGCCCAATTTTGTCGTAAACCAACAGGTCATATCCGGTTATTCCGGGGATGACCCTATGGAGGATCTTGCCAAGGGGATTAAAGAAATTGAAATATCACCGGATCAATGTGTGGGCATGATGACGGCTGCCCATGTGAAAGATGCAGCGGTGGAGTCTGAAGGTAATCAGGATATATCAGTTACTGCCATTGTCACTGCAGGAACCAGTAATGCCATGGCAGCGGGAGGCACCCCTCCACCCATGGATTTTCAGGGTATGGGTACTATCAACATCATTCTGCTTGTGGATGGCAATTTGACCGAGGGAGGCATGGTCAATGCTGTGATCACGGCCACAGAAGCTAAAACCATGGCTCTGCAAGATCTGAAAATTAAGGATATATTTACCGGTGAACCCGCTTCCGGTACATCTACCGATGCGGTAGTCATTGCCGCGACCGGGAAAGGGGAAAGCCTCCCCTATGCCGGTACGGCAACTGTAGTAGGTGGTATGATCGGACGTACTGTAAGGAAATCAGTGACAGAAGCCATCCATCGGTATTTCCGATATAAGGAGATTCATGGTTAA
- a CDS encoding TDT family transporter, whose translation MKTILYEYPLPLGGFILGFASLGNLLQSYGPYGGTVRNVLGGVSGILFLLFMGKLIFYSKKVKAELNNPLVASVFPTFFMAMTVLASYIKPYFPVFSAIIWVSGGIFHLIFMIWFSLKFTMQFNIKYVFPTWFVMYAGIAVMSVTASFMGIKMVGQMAFWVGLVVYIFLLVLVLYRVLRVKDMPEAALPTLVILAAPNSMFLAGYLNSFTEHNIMLIKLLLTMSILFYAAILILLPRLLSLKFYTSYSAFTFPLVISATAMKLADDFFTKGQQTIPLLHELAWLQLWLAVLITLYVFFKYLQYLITTMKEEKEKKVFSQKDKTYEI comes from the coding sequence ATGAAGACGATTCTTTATGAATATCCTTTACCTTTGGGGGGATTTATCTTAGGGTTTGCTTCTTTGGGTAACCTTCTCCAATCCTATGGTCCCTATGGTGGGACAGTTAGGAATGTTCTGGGGGGGGTATCCGGTATTCTATTCTTATTATTTATGGGTAAACTCATATTTTATTCTAAAAAGGTAAAAGCGGAATTAAATAACCCTCTCGTAGCCAGTGTATTTCCAACATTTTTTATGGCTATGACTGTGTTAGCTTCTTATATAAAACCATATTTTCCAGTGTTTTCTGCTATTATATGGGTAAGCGGAGGAATTTTTCACCTTATATTCATGATCTGGTTTAGCTTAAAATTTACCATGCAATTTAACATTAAATATGTTTTCCCAACCTGGTTCGTTATGTATGCAGGTATTGCGGTGATGAGTGTAACAGCATCTTTCATGGGGATAAAGATGGTTGGGCAAATGGCTTTTTGGGTGGGGTTGGTAGTCTACATTTTCCTTTTGGTGCTTGTTTTATACCGGGTCCTAAGGGTGAAGGATATGCCGGAGGCTGCCTTGCCCACATTAGTGATTTTAGCGGCACCGAATAGTATGTTTCTGGCAGGGTATTTAAATTCCTTTACGGAGCATAACATAATGCTTATTAAACTGCTGCTCACCATGTCAATTTTATTCTATGCAGCGATATTAATTCTTCTGCCAAGATTATTGAGCTTAAAATTCTATACTAGTTATTCTGCCTTTACCTTTCCCCTTGTGATTAGCGCTACCGCTATGAAGCTGGCAGATGATTTTTTTACCAAGGGGCAGCAAACGATACCTCTCCTTCATGAGCTAGCGTGGCTGCAGCTGTGGTTGGCTGTGTTGATTACCTTATATGTGTTTTTTAAGTATCTGCAATACTTAATCACTACAATGAAAGAGGAGAAAGAGAAAAAGGTCTTCTCCCAAAAAGATAAAACATATGAGATATAA
- a CDS encoding xanthine dehydrogenase family protein molybdopterin-binding subunit, translated as MAVGVSVPRKESWSKVTGRAKYNNDFHERGILYVKMLTSTIAHGKIKSLDINEALSAPGVRAVVTGNDFPVLIGTALFDQPPIAKDKVRYFGEPVALVVGENEWQAMEGVKRIKVDYEPLPALNSPSDAMKPEAIIIHENLGQYADNQEIASIPGTNINNHIKIRKGDLQKGWAESNTVVELSFSHPQVNHVAMETRNCRAEILPDGRIIIHTSSQAPFSVKKHLSQIFQLDEGKVIVRTTLVGGAFGGKVTGQLEILAYMASKSVGGRPVKIVNTREEDFTVSPCGMGLEGKIKLGATRDGIIKAAEFTYLVDCGGYADIGPRMAKSIAIDCTGPYNIENLWCDAYCVYTNHPYITSLRGFGHGEYTFCMERAVDKLAFLLKMDPLELRLKNALKPGNFSPTQVKLTSSNLGDLTQCLEKMKALINWQEGMRLEIGGNKVRAKGISCLWKTSNSPSDAISGVFISFNTDGSINLNCGATEIGPAMKTTAAQILAEKMKMDVNRIHVYLDVDTQTSPEHWKTVASMTTFMMGQAVLEAAEDVIRQLKSLAATVMRCSPDQLDIADEKVLLKEDPEIYVAFADVIHGYKYPNGNGIAGQILGRGSYIMNHLTPLDPETGKGKPGPGWTVGVQAVEVEYDTEEFTYRLVKAATVMDVGKVINPKSARGLITGGMSMGLGMGSREGYTYGADGIVLDTSLRTYKVMHFGENPEYLVEFVETPQVDAPYGARGLAEHGVIGMPGALANALSAAAQVDLNHFPITPEFIWKTKTGGMT; from the coding sequence ATGGCTGTTGGCGTCAGTGTACCCAGAAAGGAATCCTGGTCAAAGGTCACCGGCAGGGCGAAATACAATAATGATTTCCATGAACGGGGTATTTTATATGTAAAAATGTTAACCAGCACCATTGCTCATGGAAAGATCAAGTCCCTGGACATTAATGAAGCTTTGTCTGCCCCCGGAGTTCGGGCGGTAGTCACCGGTAACGATTTCCCGGTCTTGATCGGCACAGCTTTATTTGACCAACCCCCTATCGCTAAGGACAAGGTACGCTATTTTGGTGAGCCGGTGGCACTGGTGGTTGGGGAGAATGAATGGCAGGCTATGGAAGGGGTAAAAAGGATCAAAGTTGACTATGAACCTCTTCCTGCGTTGAATTCCCCGTCAGATGCCATGAAGCCTGAAGCCATTATTATTCATGAAAACTTGGGGCAGTATGCTGATAATCAGGAAATTGCGTCGATACCGGGCACCAACATTAATAATCATATAAAAATACGTAAAGGTGATCTGCAAAAGGGCTGGGCAGAAAGTAATACTGTGGTAGAACTAAGTTTCTCCCATCCCCAGGTAAATCACGTGGCTATGGAGACGAGAAACTGCCGGGCGGAAATTTTGCCCGACGGGAGAATCATAATTCACACCTCATCTCAAGCCCCTTTTTCTGTCAAGAAGCATTTGAGCCAGATCTTTCAGCTTGATGAAGGAAAAGTTATTGTGCGTACGACGTTGGTGGGCGGAGCATTTGGAGGTAAGGTAACTGGCCAATTGGAGATCCTGGCCTATATGGCCTCCAAATCGGTGGGAGGCAGGCCGGTGAAAATCGTCAACACTAGGGAGGAAGATTTTACCGTATCACCCTGTGGTATGGGGCTGGAAGGAAAAATTAAATTAGGCGCCACCAGAGATGGCATCATTAAGGCAGCGGAATTTACCTATCTGGTAGACTGCGGAGGCTATGCCGATATTGGCCCCCGTATGGCTAAATCCATTGCTATTGACTGCACTGGCCCCTATAATATTGAAAACCTTTGGTGTGACGCTTACTGTGTCTATACCAACCATCCCTATATCACTTCTTTGAGAGGTTTCGGCCATGGGGAATATACCTTCTGTATGGAACGGGCGGTAGACAAATTAGCATTTCTTCTAAAAATGGATCCTTTAGAATTACGTCTGAAAAATGCCCTCAAACCTGGTAATTTCTCTCCTACTCAGGTGAAGTTAACTTCCAGTAATCTGGGGGATTTAACTCAGTGTCTGGAGAAAATGAAAGCATTAATAAACTGGCAGGAAGGCATGCGTTTGGAAATCGGAGGAAACAAAGTACGGGCTAAAGGGATCAGCTGCCTTTGGAAAACCTCTAATTCTCCCTCCGATGCTATCTCAGGAGTGTTTATCAGTTTTAATACAGACGGCAGTATCAACCTAAATTGCGGAGCAACTGAAATAGGTCCGGCGATGAAAACTACCGCCGCTCAGATATTGGCGGAAAAAATGAAGATGGATGTCAATCGCATCCATGTTTATCTGGATGTGGACACCCAAACCTCACCGGAACACTGGAAGACAGTGGCCAGCATGACCACCTTTATGATGGGACAGGCTGTTCTGGAGGCAGCAGAAGACGTGATCCGTCAGCTGAAAAGTTTAGCGGCCACCGTGATGAGATGCTCGCCGGATCAATTGGATATTGCCGACGAAAAAGTCCTTTTGAAGGAAGATCCTGAGATTTATGTGGCATTTGCCGATGTGATCCATGGTTACAAGTACCCCAACGGCAATGGTATTGCCGGACAAATTTTAGGTCGGGGAAGCTATATCATGAATCATCTTACTCCCCTTGATCCGGAAACGGGAAAGGGTAAACCTGGCCCGGGTTGGACCGTGGGTGTCCAGGCAGTGGAGGTGGAATATGATACTGAGGAATTTACCTATCGATTGGTTAAGGCGGCCACAGTGATGGATGTGGGAAAAGTGATTAATCCCAAGTCTGCCCGGGGTCTTATTACCGGGGGGATGAGCATGGGACTGGGCATGGGCAGTCGGGAAGGATATACATATGGGGCGGACGGGATAGTGCTGGACACCAGTCTTCGTACCTACAAGGTAATGCATTTTGGAGAAAATCCGGAATATCTGGTGGAATTCGTAGAGACCCCCCAGGTAGATGCACCCTACGGTGCCCGGGGATTGGCAGAGCATGGTGTCATCGGCATGCCCGGTGCCTTGGCTAATGCTCTTTCCGCGGCGGCCCAGGTGGACTTAAACCATTTTCCCATTACTCCGGAATTTATTTGGAAAACGAAAACAGGAGGGATGACATGA
- the cbiQ gene encoding cobalt ECF transporter T component CbiQ codes for MFYVDQFVYTNKMRGIHPGEKFAFAMATLVICFTAHKPLIHLLIIGIMLGLLVFKARVPWRVVAKLMLVPLSFLLIGVVTIGVLIVDDPAGMLASLKLGRFYLGVTETSLAQSFSIMMRALSAVTCLYFIALTIPMIELIYLLQKMKVPAIFAELMMLMYRFIFVFVETAFNIYTAQSSRWGYCNFKRSIYSFGILFGNLCQKVFFKTKALYDCLLSRGYESELKVINPKYHFSLANIAVFSLIDLGLIILAFI; via the coding sequence ATGTTTTATGTGGACCAATTTGTTTATACCAATAAAATGCGTGGGATTCATCCTGGGGAGAAGTTTGCTTTTGCCATGGCTACTCTGGTTATTTGTTTCACGGCTCATAAACCGCTGATTCATTTGCTTATTATCGGTATTATGTTGGGTCTTTTGGTTTTTAAAGCCCGTGTTCCCTGGAGGGTAGTTGCCAAACTGATGCTCGTACCATTGAGTTTTTTGCTGATTGGCGTAGTGACCATTGGTGTGCTCATTGTTGATGATCCTGCCGGAATGTTGGCCAGTCTAAAACTGGGACGCTTTTATCTGGGTGTCACGGAAACCAGTCTGGCTCAATCCTTTTCCATTATGATGCGGGCGCTGAGCGCGGTGACTTGCCTGTATTTTATTGCCTTAACCATACCGATGATTGAGTTGATTTATCTGCTGCAAAAAATGAAGGTGCCCGCGATATTTGCGGAATTGATGATGTTGATGTACCGCTTTATTTTTGTTTTTGTGGAAACGGCCTTTAATATTTACACTGCCCAGTCTTCCCGCTGGGGATATTGCAATTTTAAGCGGTCGATCTACTCTTTTGGCATCCTTTTTGGAAATCTGTGCCAGAAAGTATTTTTTAAAACAAAAGCTTTATATGATTGTTTATTATCCAGAGGTTATGAAAGCGAACTTAAGGTGATTAACCCCAAATATCACTTTTCTCTGGCGAATATTGCTGTTTTTAGTCTGATAGACCTTGGACTGATTATTTTAGCTTTCATTTAG
- a CDS encoding vitamin B12-dependent ribonucleotide reductase, whose product MLDLTENALAILERRYLNRDEKGEIIESTEELFDRVAKSIAEIDLVYGAKEEEVAALHDRFYHLMTSLDFLPNSPTLMNAGLPLGQLSACFVLPVPDTMEGIFEAVKNTALIHKSGGGTGFSFSRLRSKGSVVRSTGGVASGPISFMKVFNTATEAVKQGGKRRGANMGILRVDHPDILEFIKCKEDKSELTNFNLSVGITEEFMAAVRKKETYPLRDPIGKKVMGVLDAAQVFKLIVEKAWESGEPGIVFLDRINGDNPLQHMGEIESTNPCGEQPLLPNESCNLGSINLARMGKDDGRGIDYEKLKETVHLAVHFLDNVIDANTYPLPEIGARSKETRKIGLGVMGFADLLTLLGISYDSEEAVTVAEQIMKFINSEAKKASMNLAQDRGTFPQYHGSRWEKENMPLRNATTTTIAPTGTISMIAGCSSGIEPLFAVAYTKVCMDEDKLMEVHPVFKRLALEKGFYTPELMEKVKKLGSVSMIKGIPDEVKRIFVTTQDISPYWHVRLQAAFQKYTDNAVSKTINFPRNAHVKEIEEAYFLAYELGCKGLTVYRDGSREGQVLNVGEVTDPDQINVSSTSGDGKIAPRPRPEITQGITEKAIAGCGNLYITVNYDTNGICEVFTNLGKGGGCPSQTEATSRLVSLALRSGISPDAVIEQMKGIRCPSTLSRKSKGTNIRVLSCPDAIARSLEKVLDVAVMESNGHDLNDMANEVENLYKQQEKKKDITCPECGGDLEHEGGCVLCRSCGYSKCG is encoded by the coding sequence ATGTTAGATTTAACAGAAAATGCTTTAGCAATATTGGAGCGCCGGTATTTAAACCGAGATGAAAAAGGAGAAATAATTGAAAGTACGGAAGAGTTGTTTGATCGGGTCGCCAAGTCGATCGCGGAGATAGATCTGGTTTATGGAGCTAAGGAAGAAGAGGTGGCTGCACTTCACGATCGTTTTTATCATCTGATGACGAGCCTTGATTTTCTGCCCAACTCCCCTACATTGATGAATGCGGGGCTGCCATTGGGGCAGCTATCGGCTTGTTTTGTTTTGCCGGTGCCCGACACGATGGAGGGGATTTTTGAGGCAGTTAAGAATACGGCATTGATCCATAAGAGCGGCGGGGGAACCGGGTTTAGTTTCAGCCGGCTCCGGTCAAAAGGCTCCGTTGTGCGTTCCACCGGTGGGGTAGCTTCCGGTCCCATTAGTTTTATGAAAGTTTTTAATACGGCTACAGAAGCAGTCAAACAAGGAGGCAAGCGCCGGGGTGCCAATATGGGTATTCTTCGGGTTGACCACCCTGACATTTTAGAATTTATTAAATGCAAAGAAGATAAATCGGAGTTGACAAATTTTAATCTCAGTGTGGGTATTACCGAGGAATTTATGGCTGCGGTGAGAAAAAAAGAAACCTATCCGCTGAGAGATCCTATTGGGAAAAAAGTGATGGGTGTTCTGGATGCAGCCCAAGTATTTAAGCTGATAGTGGAAAAAGCCTGGGAAAGCGGGGAGCCGGGGATTGTCTTTCTGGATCGCATCAACGGGGACAACCCTTTGCAGCATATGGGGGAAATTGAAAGCACCAATCCATGCGGAGAGCAACCTTTGCTGCCAAATGAGTCCTGTAACCTGGGTTCTATTAACCTGGCCCGGATGGGAAAAGATGATGGTCGGGGCATTGACTACGAAAAGCTGAAGGAAACGGTTCATCTGGCCGTTCATTTTTTGGATAACGTCATTGATGCCAACACCTATCCTTTACCGGAAATCGGGGCCCGATCCAAAGAAACCCGGAAAATCGGTCTGGGGGTGATGGGTTTTGCCGATCTTTTAACTTTATTGGGAATTTCTTATGATTCGGAAGAAGCTGTCACTGTGGCGGAACAGATCATGAAATTTATCAATAGTGAGGCTAAGAAGGCTTCCATGAATTTGGCGCAAGATCGAGGTACTTTTCCACAGTATCATGGAAGCCGCTGGGAAAAAGAAAACATGCCCCTGAGAAATGCCACCACCACCACCATTGCCCCCACCGGCACCATCAGTATGATTGCCGGATGCAGCAGCGGGATTGAGCCTCTTTTTGCTGTGGCCTACACCAAGGTCTGCATGGATGAAGACAAACTGATGGAGGTTCATCCTGTATTTAAGCGCCTTGCCTTGGAAAAAGGCTTTTATACACCTGAATTAATGGAAAAGGTCAAAAAACTTGGTTCTGTGAGCATGATTAAAGGTATTCCTGATGAGGTGAAACGTATTTTTGTGACAACTCAGGATATTTCTCCTTATTGGCATGTCCGCTTGCAAGCCGCATTCCAAAAGTATACGGATAATGCCGTAAGTAAAACCATTAATTTTCCCCGAAATGCTCATGTAAAAGAAATTGAAGAAGCATATTTCCTGGCTTATGAATTGGGGTGTAAAGGACTGACTGTGTACCGGGATGGGTCGCGGGAGGGTCAGGTACTTAATGTAGGTGAAGTGACCGATCCGGATCAGATAAATGTGTCCAGTACCTCGGGTGATGGCAAGATTGCTCCTCGGCCTCGTCCGGAAATCACCCAGGGAATCACGGAAAAGGCAATTGCCGGTTGTGGGAATTTATATATCACGGTGAACTATGACACCAATGGAATTTGTGAAGTATTTACCAATTTGGGCAAAGGGGGAGGATGCCCTTCCCAGACGGAAGCCACCAGTCGTCTGGTGTCACTGGCTTTAAGATCGGGAATCAGCCCCGATGCTGTGATTGAGCAAATGAAAGGAATCCGCTGCCCATCGACCCTAAGCCGTAAATCCAAAGGGACAAATATCCGAGTTTTGTCTTGTCCCGATGCCATCGCCCGTTCTTTAGAAAAGGTTTTGGACGTTGCTGTGATGGAAAGCAATGGTCATGACTTGAATGATATGGCCAATGAAGTTGAGAATCTTTATAAGCAACAAGAAAAGAAGAAAGATATTACCTGCCCGGAATGCGGAGGTGATCTGGAACATGAAGGAGGCTGCGTCCTCTGCCGATCTTGCGGATATAGTAAGTGTGGTTAA
- a CDS encoding energy-coupling factor ABC transporter ATP-binding protein: protein MSEYILEAENLNFSYMDGTVTLKNLSLKFEKGKKFGVVGNNGAGKSTLFLHFNGVHRPEKGKIIYKGASVNYNSKSLKELRKNVGIVFQDPDSQLFSASVYQDVSFGPVNMGWPEEKIRTKVEQALKRTGTWDFKDKPTHFLSHGQKKRVAIAGILAMEPEVIFLDEPTAGLDPYYCAEMMQLLDDFNQTGATLILSSHDLNEIYAWADYIFVMNKGEIIAEGLPEEIFRNAQVLRKANLRKPWVLDVFDELVKNKAIKEETPIPRKKEQLMSLFSQLQVLDRLN from the coding sequence ATGTCTGAATATATTTTAGAGGCAGAAAACCTGAATTTTTCTTATATGGATGGCACGGTTACCTTGAAAAATCTATCCTTGAAATTTGAGAAAGGGAAAAAGTTTGGAGTAGTGGGGAATAACGGTGCCGGGAAATCTACCCTCTTTTTACATTTTAATGGCGTGCATCGGCCGGAAAAAGGAAAGATCATTTATAAAGGGGCTTCAGTTAATTATAACTCCAAAAGTTTGAAAGAACTGCGCAAAAATGTAGGGATTGTTTTTCAGGATCCTGATAGCCAGCTTTTTTCAGCCAGCGTATATCAGGATGTTTCCTTTGGCCCGGTGAACATGGGATGGCCGGAAGAAAAAATTCGTACCAAGGTAGAACAAGCTTTAAAAAGAACGGGTACCTGGGATTTTAAAGATAAACCCACTCATTTTCTCAGTCATGGACAGAAAAAGAGAGTAGCTATTGCCGGTATTTTGGCTATGGAGCCGGAGGTCATCTTTTTGGATGAACCTACCGCCGGTTTGGACCCTTATTATTGTGCGGAAATGATGCAGTTATTGGATGATTTTAATCAAACGGGGGCGACATTGATTTTATCCAGTCATGATTTAAATGAGATATATGCTTGGGCGGACTATATTTTTGTTATGAACAAGGGAGAAATCATTGCCGAAGGATTGCCGGAGGAAATATTTCGTAATGCTCAGGTGTTAAGAAAGGCTAATTTGAGGAAACCCTGGGTGCTGGATGTCTTTGACGAACTGGTAAAAAACAAGGCGATTAAAGAAGAAACACCCATCCCCAGAAAAAAAGAACAATTAATGAGCTTATTTTCCCAATTGCAGGTTTTGGATCGTTTAAATTAA
- a CDS encoding DUF1847 domain-containing protein, producing MTERDDKMGIGEYSCGVCKIHGCSKGEKEGLPKNCPTLDDESLDEILKMYTGEELLWAQKAALVESEGYCQKTRVEEIMDFARKCGFTNLGVAFCTGLKKEMAIFHKILTAHGFTVTSVICKNGSVAKKEFLHLKDQELVRPDTFEAMCNPIGQAVFLNKAMTELNILLGLCVGHDTLFIKHSEAPVTVLAVKDRVLGHNPVAALYMADGYYRKKLLPDEK from the coding sequence ATGACAGAGAGGGATGATAAGATGGGTATCGGAGAATATTCTTGCGGCGTTTGCAAAATCCATGGGTGTTCCAAAGGGGAAAAGGAAGGATTGCCGAAAAATTGCCCTACCTTGGATGATGAATCTTTGGATGAAATTCTAAAAATGTATACCGGAGAAGAGCTTTTATGGGCACAGAAGGCAGCCCTTGTAGAAAGTGAAGGGTATTGCCAAAAAACCAGGGTGGAGGAAATCATGGATTTTGCGCGTAAATGCGGCTTTACCAATCTGGGTGTGGCTTTTTGTACCGGTTTAAAAAAAGAAATGGCCATTTTCCATAAAATTTTAACGGCCCATGGGTTCACGGTGACTTCCGTGATCTGCAAAAACGGCAGTGTCGCCAAAAAAGAGTTTTTGCATCTGAAGGATCAAGAGCTAGTACGTCCTGATACCTTTGAAGCGATGTGTAACCCCATCGGTCAGGCGGTGTTTTTAAATAAAGCTATGACAGAGTTAAATATCCTGCTGGGATTATGTGTCGGTCATGATACTCTTTTTATCAAGCATTCCGAAGCTCCAGTCACGGTACTCGCAGTAAAAGATCGGGTCTTGGGACATAATCCTGTTGCTGCTCTATATATGGCGGATGGATATTATCGAAAAAAGCTTTTACCGGATGAAAAATAA